One window from the genome of Glycine soja cultivar W05 chromosome 12, ASM419377v2, whole genome shotgun sequence encodes:
- the LOC114378692 gene encoding uncharacterized protein LOC114378692 — MPKVKRFRNPQKSAPQPQCPSPCDSTQAPEVPTGNVPLSHESTSEVPAMNPEISSPPSDSTQAPEVPTGNVPLSHVSTSEVPQEDETTRRHVGRESTHCWTVEAIDSEETIKKIKVKVRGVNSLPRELRIIVNFDDQGQAIGEAQALLAGFLGTLAADCKLFPMNYDRWSGPSGVPKAYFDDCFETILKPRFYFKINEAGAKRYCKLSMGRKWAANRQSLWNEFNDPTKTRDEIIKNVSIGIDKDQWARFVHYRHKPSTLELCRRNKEIRSKQVIPHTGGSKANPRRRNELLLETGKLPSRGQLYIETHKRKDGSFVNEAAKTIAEQIEVGLTQSIVDESEVSPLDVVGRVLGLEHSGRV, encoded by the exons ATGCCAAAGGTGAAGCGTTTTAGAAATCCACAAAAATCAGCACCTCAACCACAATGTCCCTCACCATGTGACTCCACACAAGCTCCTGAAGTCCCAACTGGTAATGTCCCTCTTTCTCATGAATCAACATCTGAAGTTCCAGCAATGAATCCTGAAATTTCTTCCCCACCAAGTGATTCCACACAAGCTCCTGAAGTCCCAACTGGTAATGTCCCTCTTTCTCATGTATCAACATCTGAAGTTCCACAAGAAGATGAAACAACTAGACGTCATGTTGGGCGTGAGTCTACACACTGTTGGACTGTTGAGGCAATAG ACTCTGAAGAAACGATCAAGAAGATTAAGGTGAAAGTTAGGGGAGTCAATAGCTTACCTAGGGAGTTACGCATCATTGTGAATTTTGATGACCAAGGCCAAGCAATTGGTGAAGCACAAGCCTTGCTTGCAGGATTTCTTGGAACACTAGCAGCtgattgcaaattatttcctatgaATTATGATAGATGGTCTGGACCTTCAGGCGTACCTAAAGCTTATTTTGATGATTGCTTTGAAACAATTTTAAAG cctcgattttattttaagattaatgAAGCTGGTGCAAAACGGTATTGCAAATTGAGTATGGGAAGAAAATGGGCTGCAAATAGGCAAAGCTTATGGAATGAATTCAACGATCCAACCAAAACAAGAgatgaaatcataaaaaatgtgtCGATAGGCATAGATAAAGATCAATGGGCTCGCTTTGTTCATTATCGTCATAAACCATCCACATTG GAACTTTGTAGGAGAAATAAAGAGATTCGAAGCAAGCAAGTTATTCCACACACTGGTGGATCCAAAGCTAATCctagaagaagaaatgagttg TTGTTAGAAACTGGGAAGCTACCAAGTCGTGGACAATTATATATTGAAACTCATAAAAGGAAAGATGGATCATTTGTAAATGAAGCAGCAAAGACTATAGCG GAACAAATTGAAGTAGGATTGACTCAAAGCATAGTTGATGAATCTGAAGTTTCTCCTCTTGATGTTGTTGGTAGAGTGTTAGGGTTAGAGCACTCTGGGAGAGTGTGA
- the LOC114379497 gene encoding uncharacterized protein LOC114379497 isoform X3, with product MARTRGLGRAIDRLIGRDRQDDHDAVDVPERRRLTASAHRQRVHQMTVDAPDMAEDVPDMIEDVPDMAEDAPEMTVDIQGDDGAEGSHADDAEGFLGGPRDPSVLTSFADHVAHAVWSGQMESQHQMKKSSD from the exons atggctagaacacgaggtttaggtcgtgctaTAGATAGACTTATAGGCAGAGATAGACAGGATGACCATGATGCAGTTgatgttcccgagaggcgtaggcTTACTGCATCAGCCCATAGGCAACGTGTTCATCAGATGACTGTGGATGCACCTGATATGGCTGAGGATGTTCCTGACATGATTGAGGATGTCCCTGATATGGCTGAGGATGCACCTGAGATGACTGTGGACATACAGGGTGATGATGGTGCTGAGGGGTCACATGCTGATGATGCTGAGGGATTCCTAGGTGGGCCACGTGACCCATCAGTGCTGACATCATTTGCAGACCATGTTGCACACGCCGTttggagtggacag ATGGAAAGCCAACACCAGATGAAGAAGAGCTCAGACTAG
- the LOC114379497 gene encoding uncharacterized protein LOC114379497 isoform X1, with amino-acid sequence MGHFALHLKILKSFLSLFQNHSLLLRCCFFSSPRARLLVFIGSDTPFAFKIMARTRGLGRAIDRLIGRDRQDDHDAVDVPERRRLTASAHRQRVHQMTVDAPDMAEDVPDMIEDVPDMAEDAPEMTVDIQGDDGAEGSHADDAEGFLGGPRDPSVLTSFADHVAHAVWSGQMESQHQMKKSSD; translated from the exons ATGGGCCATTTTgcccttcatttaaaaattttaaaaagctttCTTTCCCTCTTCCAGAACCATTCACTCCTTCTTCGCTGCTGCTTCTTTTCTTCTCCGCGAGCCCGACTGCTTGTTTTCATTGGATCAGACACGCCATTTGCCTTCAAG atcatggctagaacacgaggtttaggtcgtgctaTAGATAGACTTATAGGCAGAGATAGACAGGATGACCATGATGCAGTTgatgttcccgagaggcgtaggcTTACTGCATCAGCCCATAGGCAACGTGTTCATCAGATGACTGTGGATGCACCTGATATGGCTGAGGATGTTCCTGACATGATTGAGGATGTCCCTGATATGGCTGAGGATGCACCTGAGATGACTGTGGACATACAGGGTGATGATGGTGCTGAGGGGTCACATGCTGATGATGCTGAGGGATTCCTAGGTGGGCCACGTGACCCATCAGTGCTGACATCATTTGCAGACCATGTTGCACACGCCGTttggagtggacag ATGGAAAGCCAACACCAGATGAAGAAGAGCTCAGACTAG
- the LOC114379497 gene encoding uncharacterized protein LOC114379497 isoform X2 — MGHFALHLKILKSFLSLFQNHSLLLRCCFFSSPRARLLVFIGSDTPFAFKIMARTRGLGRAIDRLIGRDRQDDHDAVDVPERRRLTASAHRQRVHQMTVDAPDMAEDVPDMIEDVPDMAEDAPEMTVDIQGDDGAEGSHADDAEGFLGGPRDPSVLTSFADHVAHAVWSGQE, encoded by the exons ATGGGCCATTTTgcccttcatttaaaaattttaaaaagctttCTTTCCCTCTTCCAGAACCATTCACTCCTTCTTCGCTGCTGCTTCTTTTCTTCTCCGCGAGCCCGACTGCTTGTTTTCATTGGATCAGACACGCCATTTGCCTTCAAG atcatggctagaacacgaggtttaggtcgtgctaTAGATAGACTTATAGGCAGAGATAGACAGGATGACCATGATGCAGTTgatgttcccgagaggcgtaggcTTACTGCATCAGCCCATAGGCAACGTGTTCATCAGATGACTGTGGATGCACCTGATATGGCTGAGGATGTTCCTGACATGATTGAGGATGTCCCTGATATGGCTGAGGATGCACCTGAGATGACTGTGGACATACAGGGTGATGATGGTGCTGAGGGGTCACATGCTGATGATGCTGAGGGATTCCTAGGTGGGCCACGTGACCCATCAGTGCTGACATCATTTGCAGACCATGTTGCACACGCCGTttggagtggacag GAGTGA